From Streptomyces fungicidicus, one genomic window encodes:
- a CDS encoding C40 family peptidase, translated as MRRSPGAHGHRTAAAVTLALALTAALHQPASAEPATLPEVRAELDRLYHDAEVATEKYNAAEVKVTRQKKRLGTLRAQVAATEKKLNRLTALAGAAARSQYRGGGVPAEVQFVLGGDPEHALDNASLARQAHLGTNRVIEALTGTEEELRTRGEEAAEELKRLRRNRSSLDSHRRTVQARIDTAERIESRLEEKQRRELAALERRNAEEAQADWVETGVLDTAGTEGSGAGREAVAFARRELGKPYVWGAEGPDSYDCSGLTSQAWLKAGVAIPRTSQEQWRLLHRVPVADMRPGDLIIYNADASHVSLYIGDGRMIHAPRPGRYVTVAPAGSMEILGVVRPDA; from the coding sequence ATGCGACGCAGCCCCGGCGCTCACGGCCACCGGACGGCGGCCGCCGTCACACTGGCCCTCGCGCTGACGGCGGCGCTCCACCAGCCCGCGAGCGCCGAACCGGCGACCCTCCCGGAGGTGCGGGCCGAACTCGACCGGCTCTACCACGACGCCGAGGTCGCCACGGAGAAGTACAACGCGGCCGAGGTCAAGGTGACCCGGCAGAAGAAGCGCCTCGGCACGCTCCGGGCCCAGGTGGCCGCCACCGAGAAGAAGCTGAACCGCCTCACCGCGCTGGCCGGGGCGGCGGCCCGCTCCCAGTACCGCGGCGGCGGAGTCCCCGCCGAGGTGCAGTTCGTCCTCGGTGGGGACCCCGAACACGCCCTGGACAACGCCTCCCTGGCCCGCCAGGCGCACCTGGGCACGAACCGGGTGATCGAGGCCCTGACCGGGACCGAGGAGGAACTGCGCACCCGTGGCGAGGAGGCGGCCGAGGAGCTGAAGCGGCTGCGCCGCAACCGCAGCTCCCTCGACTCCCACCGCCGGACGGTCCAGGCGCGCATCGACACGGCGGAGCGGATCGAGTCACGGCTGGAGGAGAAGCAGCGCCGGGAGCTGGCCGCGCTGGAGCGGAGGAACGCCGAGGAGGCGCAGGCGGATTGGGTGGAGACCGGCGTCCTCGACACCGCCGGCACCGAGGGCAGCGGCGCGGGCCGCGAGGCCGTCGCCTTCGCCCGCCGTGAACTCGGCAAACCGTACGTCTGGGGCGCCGAGGGCCCCGACTCCTACGACTGCTCCGGACTGACCTCGCAGGCCTGGCTGAAGGCGGGCGTGGCCATCCCGCGCACCTCGCAGGAGCAGTGGCGCCTGCTGCACCGGGTCCCGGTCGCGGACATGCGTCCCGGCGACCTGATCATCTACAACGCCGACGCCAGCCATGTGTCCCTCTACATCGGCGACGGCCGGATGATCCACGCCCCGCGTCCGGGCCGCTACGTGACGGTGGCGCCGGCCGGGTCGATGGAGATCCTCGGGGTGGTGCGCCCGGACGCGTGA